A window from Calditerrivibrio sp. encodes these proteins:
- the fliF gene encoding flagellar basal-body MS-ring/collar protein FliF, with protein sequence MNLRDVAEQFKTVFQKFSRIQQITIITAAVAILLSIVVLVYWANKPVYKVLFANLTQEDAAEVVSRLKAKKIPYNLKDGGKTIEVPAKNVYETRIELAQEGIPKGGGVGFELFDKASFGITEFAQNVNYQRALQGELSRTIGTLEEVEAARVHLTIPKDRLFLSEDTEAKAAVVLKLKKGETLSREKVKAIASLVAGSVKGLKIQNVQIVDTAGNLLSESLSEENLPYVKTQTQLEYQKKVEKLIASKINTLLATTLGENNAVAQVTAEIDFDKKEINKEEFDQNPVLRSSQTIEIESKNTPNTPQGQPGVEPNLAEPNIQQQGTNSQYTKNEETQNFEVGRTVTKEEKSIGSVKRLTIAVVVNDKAEIVKDGKKETTKYVPRTKEELEKIKALVAKAAGFDEKRGDQIEVTNVSFDTSQTTESKLIEKEKMNELIIQISKYVMALIMFLLFYFLVIRPILKKLGDIKETKTGELAAVGDIPIKGSQLDLKLDDSVKFPKTLEELEREIESELEEKVNVDVGSVKTKVMIKKIEEAVKEDPEMLANLIKTWIKD encoded by the coding sequence ATGAATCTGAGGGATGTTGCCGAACAGTTTAAGACGGTATTTCAGAAGTTCTCGAGGATACAGCAGATCACAATAATTACGGCTGCTGTAGCTATTTTGCTTTCCATTGTTGTTTTAGTTTATTGGGCTAATAAGCCTGTTTATAAAGTCTTGTTTGCAAACCTGACTCAGGAGGATGCTGCTGAGGTTGTTTCCCGGCTGAAGGCTAAAAAAATCCCATATAACCTCAAGGACGGTGGTAAGACGATAGAGGTGCCAGCGAAAAATGTTTACGAAACAAGGATAGAGTTGGCACAGGAAGGTATCCCAAAAGGTGGTGGTGTAGGATTTGAGCTTTTTGACAAAGCGTCTTTTGGCATTACTGAGTTTGCTCAAAATGTGAATTATCAGAGGGCGCTTCAAGGTGAGCTCTCGAGGACTATTGGTACCTTAGAAGAGGTGGAGGCTGCAAGGGTTCATCTGACGATACCTAAGGATCGTTTGTTCCTCTCTGAAGATACTGAGGCAAAAGCTGCGGTTGTATTAAAATTGAAAAAGGGTGAAACCCTTTCCCGGGAAAAGGTAAAAGCCATTGCTTCCCTTGTTGCTGGTTCTGTTAAAGGGCTAAAAATACAGAATGTGCAGATTGTAGATACTGCTGGAAATCTTTTAAGTGAATCGTTAAGTGAGGAAAATCTTCCCTATGTCAAAACTCAGACTCAGCTTGAGTATCAGAAGAAAGTTGAAAAACTGATAGCTTCTAAAATAAATACTCTTTTGGCTACTACGCTTGGTGAAAATAATGCTGTTGCTCAGGTGACTGCAGAGATAGATTTTGATAAAAAAGAGATCAATAAAGAGGAGTTTGATCAAAACCCTGTGCTCAGGTCCTCCCAAACCATTGAGATTGAGAGCAAGAATACCCCAAATACTCCCCAGGGTCAACCAGGAGTGGAGCCTAATTTGGCTGAACCCAATATTCAGCAACAGGGGACCAATTCCCAGTATACTAAAAATGAGGAAACCCAGAACTTTGAGGTGGGTAGAACTGTTACAAAAGAGGAAAAGTCCATCGGAAGCGTTAAAAGGCTTACGATAGCTGTGGTGGTAAATGATAAGGCTGAGATTGTCAAAGATGGTAAAAAAGAGACAACAAAGTATGTGCCCAGAACAAAAGAGGAGCTGGAAAAGATAAAAGCTTTAGTTGCTAAGGCTGCAGGGTTTGATGAAAAAAGAGGTGATCAGATAGAGGTGACAAATGTCTCTTTTGATACCTCACAAACAACTGAAAGTAAATTAATAGAGAAGGAAAAGATGAATGAGCTCATAATTCAGATTTCAAAATATGTTATGGCTCTCATTATGTTTTTGCTGTTTTATTTCCTTGTGATACGCCCAATCTTGAAAAAGTTGGGAGATATCAAGGAAACTAAAACGGGTGAATTAGCTGCTGTAGGTGATATCCCTATTAAAGGGAGCCAGTTGGATTTGAAATTGGATGACAGTGTAAAGTTTCCTAAGACATTGGAAGAACTGGAGCGGGAGATAGAGTCAGAATTAGAGGAAAAGGTAAATGTGGATGTGGGCTCTGTAAAGACAAAGGTTATGATCAAGAAGATAGAAGAGGCTGTAAAGGAGGACCCAGAGATGTTAGCAAATTTGATAAAAACTTGGATAAAGGATTAG
- the fliG gene encoding flagellar motor switch protein FliG has product MSESNITGIQKAAMLLITLGDDLSAQIMSHLDDEEVQEISKEIAVTKVVPPEVADAVVEEFYNMMLAKKFIAKGGLEYAKTILTKSLGPDRARKIIDRLTKMLEQTSGFEFLSRVEPKQLAKFIANEHPQTIALVLAHLDPSHAAESLAELPDDLKAEVTMRIANLQDISPSVVRTLAKVLEERFESISSYNVEVGGTKAVAEIFNRLDKNTSKVIMERLEKDAPTLVSNIRDMMFVFDDIKRLSNTAIQEILKRADKKALTLALKGADDELKEKFFANMSKRGVEAMKEEMEFMGPVKLKDVEKAQHEIVEIVRELDSEGLVSISGGEEDQYV; this is encoded by the coding sequence ATGTCAGAGTCTAATATCACTGGTATTCAAAAAGCAGCTATGCTTTTGATCACATTGGGCGATGATCTTTCTGCACAGATAATGAGCCATCTCGATGATGAGGAGGTTCAGGAGATTTCCAAAGAGATAGCTGTGACAAAAGTGGTTCCGCCTGAGGTGGCTGATGCGGTTGTCGAAGAGTTTTACAATATGATGCTTGCTAAAAAGTTTATCGCTAAAGGTGGTTTGGAGTATGCTAAAACTATCCTTACAAAATCTTTGGGGCCTGATAGGGCACGTAAGATCATCGATCGTCTTACTAAGATGCTGGAACAGACGAGTGGTTTTGAGTTTTTGTCAAGGGTCGAGCCCAAACAGCTTGCCAAGTTTATAGCTAATGAACATCCCCAGACCATTGCATTGGTTCTTGCTCATCTTGATCCTTCTCATGCTGCCGAGTCTTTGGCTGAGTTACCTGATGATTTAAAAGCTGAGGTAACGATGAGAATAGCCAACCTTCAAGATATATCTCCATCGGTTGTTAGAACATTGGCAAAAGTCTTGGAAGAAAGGTTTGAATCTATCAGTTCATACAATGTAGAAGTTGGTGGAACGAAAGCTGTTGCGGAAATATTTAATAGATTGGATAAGAATACAAGTAAGGTTATCATGGAGCGTTTGGAGAAGGATGCACCAACACTTGTTTCAAACATTAGGGATATGATGTTTGTATTTGATGATATAAAAAGGCTTAGTAACACTGCAATTCAAGAAATACTCAAAAGAGCAGATAAAAAAGCTCTTACACTTGCTTTAAAGGGTGCTGATGATGAATTGAAAGAAAAGTTTTTTGCTAATATGTCAAAGCGTGGTGTTGAGGCAATGAAAGAGGAGATGGAGTTTATGGGGCCTGTGAAGCTCAAAGATGTTGAGAAGGCTCAGCATGAGATTGTTGAGATAGTAAGGGAGCTTGATAGTGAAGGTCTAGTGAGTATTTCTGGTGGTGAAGAGGATCAGTATGTATAA
- a CDS encoding FliH/SctL family protein, which translates to MANRILKSGEKRVITPFDMKVFTHAERGISSFVFKPFELKKEEPPKNILKDTLEEELRPHLNITEEEFEEQIKNEYERGLKEGIEKGFTAGKEEGLAEGYQKGFSDAEQQLTKEYNAKKEDYIKLLQSELQHVQEYINRLHTFMDSIDKDIPDIIINFINEIIGVERKINDTLIVNMIKKALGKLKDIEISDFIVNPRDVEIVKEYFPGYNVLGDPSILQGSLKVKTKIGEADFSLESILNDLSKSIHEELGID; encoded by the coding sequence GTGGCCAATAGGATTTTAAAATCAGGTGAAAAACGGGTGATAACTCCTTTTGACATGAAGGTTTTTACCCATGCCGAGCGGGGCATATCATCATTTGTATTTAAACCTTTTGAACTAAAAAAGGAGGAACCCCCTAAAAATATTCTAAAGGATACCCTTGAGGAGGAGCTTCGCCCACACTTAAATATTACGGAGGAGGAGTTTGAAGAACAGATAAAAAACGAGTATGAAAGAGGGCTTAAAGAAGGCATCGAAAAAGGGTTTACGGCTGGAAAAGAGGAAGGATTAGCTGAAGGGTATCAAAAGGGATTTTCCGATGCAGAACAACAGCTAACTAAAGAGTACAATGCTAAAAAAGAAGATTATATTAAACTCCTCCAATCAGAACTTCAACATGTTCAGGAATATATAAACAGGCTTCATACATTTATGGATAGTATAGACAAGGATATACCAGATATAATTATCAATTTCATAAATGAAATCATTGGGGTAGAACGAAAAATAAACGATACCCTTATCGTCAATATGATTAAGAAAGCTTTGGGTAAGCTGAAGGATATAGAGATTTCTGATTTTATTGTAAATCCGCGAGATGTAGAGATAGTTAAGGAATATTTTCCTGGTTATAATGTCTTAGGCGATCCTTCGATACTTCAAGGTAGTCTTAAGGTAAAAACAAAGATAGGTGAAGCCGATTTCTCTTTAGAATCTATCTTGAATGACCTTTCAAAAAGTATCCATGAAGAGCTTGGAATCGATTAA
- the fliI gene encoding flagellar protein export ATPase FliI, translating into MKSLESIKRVKLSKELTIFGKVTKIVGLTIEADGPLMGIGTRCLIENGSKNGVLAEIIGFKDDRIVLMPYGESEGIAPGSRVRNVSYGNSVKVTEKLLGRILDGLGNPIDDKGPITDFELMPVYNEPPRPLDREIIKTVIPTGVKAIDGLITVGNGQRVGIFAGSGVGKSVLLGMIARNTTAEVNVIALIGERGREVREFIERDLSEEGLKRSVVVVATSDQSPLVRKLGAFVAATIAEYFRALGKNVMFMMDSVTRFAMAQREIGLTVGEPPTSKGYTPSVFALLPKLLERAGTKKGEGAITGLYTVLVEGDDLNDPIADSVRSIIDGHIVLSRLLAARNHFPAIDVLMSASRLMKEIVSDEHFKIAGIMRDLMAAYNEAEDLINIGAYAKGSNKRIDTAIAKIDAINGFLRQSMDERYDFETTYAQMKKIVG; encoded by the coding sequence ATGAAGAGCTTGGAATCGATTAAGAGGGTTAAACTCTCAAAGGAACTGACGATTTTTGGGAAGGTTACAAAGATCGTTGGTCTTACAATAGAGGCCGATGGCCCCTTGATGGGTATTGGTACCAGATGCCTTATCGAAAATGGATCTAAAAATGGTGTTTTAGCAGAGATTATAGGTTTTAAAGATGATAGAATTGTTCTTATGCCTTATGGCGAAAGTGAAGGTATTGCTCCTGGAAGTAGGGTAAGAAATGTCTCCTATGGTAACAGTGTTAAGGTGACAGAAAAGCTTTTGGGTAGAATCCTTGATGGTTTGGGTAATCCCATAGATGATAAAGGTCCCATAACAGATTTTGAGCTGATGCCGGTTTATAACGAACCTCCAAGACCATTGGACAGGGAGATAATCAAAACAGTTATACCAACTGGTGTGAAGGCAATCGATGGGCTTATTACTGTTGGTAATGGTCAAAGGGTAGGTATTTTTGCTGGTAGCGGTGTAGGTAAGTCTGTTCTTTTGGGGATGATTGCCAGAAATACCACAGCTGAGGTTAATGTAATTGCACTAATAGGGGAGAGGGGTAGAGAAGTAAGGGAGTTTATCGAAAGAGATTTAAGTGAAGAGGGGCTCAAAAGGAGTGTGGTGGTGGTTGCTACAAGTGATCAGTCTCCACTTGTGAGGAAATTGGGTGCGTTTGTTGCTGCGACCATTGCAGAGTATTTTAGAGCTCTTGGAAAAAATGTCATGTTTATGATGGATTCGGTTACAAGATTTGCTATGGCTCAGAGGGAGATTGGGCTTACCGTTGGGGAACCGCCCACGTCAAAAGGTTATACTCCATCTGTGTTCGCACTTTTACCCAAGCTTTTGGAAAGAGCTGGAACAAAAAAGGGTGAAGGTGCGATTACGGGGCTTTATACAGTGCTTGTAGAGGGTGATGATTTAAATGACCCAATAGCTGACAGTGTTAGATCCATTATAGATGGTCATATCGTTCTTAGTAGGCTACTTGCTGCAAGAAACCATTTTCCTGCAATTGATGTACTCATGAGTGCCAGTAGGCTTATGAAGGAGATTGTCAGTGATGAGCATTTCAAAATTGCTGGCATTATGCGGGATCTTATGGCTGCCTATAATGAAGCAGAGGATCTCATAAACATAGGTGCTTATGCAAAAGGGAGTAACAAAAGGATAGATACTGCTATCGCTAAGATAGATGCAATAAACGGTTTTTTAAGGCAGTCGATGGATGAAAGGTATGATTTTGAGACGACGTATGCCCAAATGAAAAAGATAGTGGGTTAA
- a CDS encoding flagellar FliJ family protein, producing MDRKFKLQKILEYREKVFELEKQKLIELQNRLKDYRFKRESLSKEIEIKRKDVDLFSTEGNFDMIVMANRYLDRLYGMLQNLNNMIESLKKDIEKQKEKVISAMNDVKIMEKLKEKHNINYIAYLKKEEMKLIDDLVITRSGNES from the coding sequence TTGGATAGAAAGTTTAAATTACAGAAGATCCTTGAATATAGAGAGAAGGTTTTTGAATTAGAAAAACAGAAACTTATCGAACTTCAGAATAGACTGAAGGACTACCGTTTTAAAAGAGAATCTTTATCTAAGGAGATAGAGATAAAAAGGAAAGATGTGGATCTGTTTAGTACTGAAGGTAACTTTGATATGATAGTAATGGCTAACAGATATCTCGATAGATTATATGGGATGTTGCAAAATCTCAATAATATGATAGAATCTTTGAAGAAAGATATAGAAAAGCAAAAAGAAAAGGTTATATCAGCAATGAATGATGTGAAAATCATGGAAAAATTAAAGGAGAAACACAATATAAACTATATTGCTTATCTAAAGAAAGAGGAGATGAAGTTGATAGATGATCTGGTGATTACAAGGAGTGGTAATGAGAGTTAA
- a CDS encoding methyltransferase domain-containing protein: MKTQLLLPYVYNFLENSFFEGYDPFYDYAAKRDVPVVAKSVGILLRFFSSLLKPSNILELGCGIGTAAKYMLDGHLTNYTGVDNNKERLEVAQRFLMNYSGVRFVHTRVEEFLKSDSGKYDFVFVDSIKKDYEKVWYLLKPLLTRGSVVIFDDLFLYGYVFQEESETPYKYREGVRLLRRFINNIKYEKGISSMFVPIENGLVVLHYEG; this comes from the coding sequence ATGAAGACCCAACTTTTACTGCCCTATGTATATAATTTTCTTGAAAATAGTTTCTTCGAAGGTTATGACCCTTTTTATGATTATGCTGCTAAAAGGGATGTTCCTGTTGTGGCCAAATCTGTGGGGATTCTTCTGAGATTTTTTAGTTCATTATTGAAGCCTTCGAATATATTGGAACTGGGTTGTGGCATTGGTACTGCAGCCAAGTATATGCTGGACGGACATTTGACAAATTATACAGGTGTGGATAACAATAAAGAGCGTCTGGAGGTAGCTCAAAGATTTTTGATGAATTATTCCGGTGTCAGATTTGTTCACACAAGGGTAGAAGAATTTTTGAAAAGTGATAGCGGTAAGTACGATTTTGTATTTGTGGATTCCATAAAAAAAGATTATGAAAAGGTTTGGTATCTATTGAAACCTCTTCTTACAAGAGGTTCGGTGGTGATTTTTGATGATCTCTTCTTATATGGCTATGTGTTTCAAGAGGAGTCAGAGACACCTTATAAATATAGGGAAGGTGTGAGATTGCTAAGAAGATTTATAAATAACATAAAGTATGAAAAGGGTATATCATCTATGTTTGTACCAATAGAAAACGGTTTGGTGGTGTTACATTATGAGGGTTGA
- a CDS encoding U32 family peptidase, with the protein MRVELLAPAGNMEKLKAAINFGADAVYLSGKDFGLRAAAGNFSLEEMKEAFEFLRSRGKKGYITVNIYARNDDFIGLSQYLDAINYIRPDAIIVSDVGVIKLIRDKKIDIPIHISTQANTTNYMAVEFWKDMGVERVVLARELSRREIEFIAKRCSIDLEVFVHGAMCISYSGRCVLSNYFNKKDSNRGECTHPCRWKYYLMEESRPGEFLPIFEDERGSYIYNSKDLCLLEHIDELVDMGIKSFKIEGRMKSAMYVSIVTGVYRKAIDKALSGSFEVEMDWIELLNSVSNRTYTKGFYADEYDENSINYKTSSYVRGSDFLGLVIKSDSNKFCFDCRGKMLKGEELELVTPKLERIKFVFDKIYDINGNDVDFTKPNYVYYTFIDNKIPENTIIRRLL; encoded by the coding sequence ATGAGGGTTGAGTTACTTGCTCCTGCTGGCAATATGGAAAAGCTAAAGGCAGCAATAAATTTTGGTGCTGATGCTGTATATTTGTCTGGAAAAGATTTTGGATTGAGGGCTGCTGCAGGTAATTTTTCATTGGAGGAGATGAAGGAGGCTTTTGAGTTTTTGAGATCAAGAGGGAAGAAAGGGTATATTACCGTGAATATATATGCAAGAAATGATGATTTTATTGGTTTGTCCCAATATCTTGATGCTATTAATTATATAAGGCCAGATGCCATCATCGTTAGTGATGTGGGGGTCATAAAACTTATTAGGGATAAGAAAATCGATATCCCTATTCACATTAGCACCCAAGCCAATACTACTAATTATATGGCTGTGGAGTTTTGGAAGGATATGGGGGTGGAAAGGGTTGTTTTAGCAAGAGAATTGAGCCGTCGGGAAATAGAATTTATTGCTAAGCGATGTTCTATCGATTTGGAGGTTTTTGTTCACGGTGCGATGTGTATATCTTATTCTGGTAGGTGTGTTCTTAGTAACTACTTTAATAAAAAAGATTCCAATAGGGGTGAATGCACTCATCCTTGTAGATGGAAATATTATTTGATGGAAGAAAGCAGACCAGGAGAGTTCTTGCCGATTTTTGAGGACGAAAGAGGAAGTTACATATATAACTCAAAGGATCTATGTCTACTGGAGCATATCGATGAGCTTGTGGACATGGGTATAAAAAGTTTTAAGATAGAAGGCCGTATGAAGAGTGCCATGTATGTTTCTATTGTGACTGGTGTTTATAGAAAAGCTATAGATAAGGCATTGTCTGGTAGTTTTGAAGTGGAGATGGATTGGATAGAACTGTTAAACAGTGTGAGTAATAGAACATATACAAAAGGTTTTTATGCTGATGAATATGATGAAAACAGTATAAACTATAAGACTTCTTCTTATGTTAGAGGATCCGATTTTCTTGGTTTGGTTATTAAATCTGATAGTAATAAGTTTTGTTTTGACTGTAGGGGAAAGATGCTAAAAGGGGAGGAGTTGGAATTAGTTACACCTAAGCTTGAGCGGATAAAGTTTGTTTTCGATAAGATTTATGATATTAACGGTAACGATGTAGATTTCACAAAGCCCAATTATGTTTATTATACCTTTATAGACAATAAAATTCCTGAGAATACTATTATCAGGAGATTGTTGTGA
- the ligA gene encoding NAD-dependent DNA ligase LigA yields the protein MNWTKEQYLSLVNELNHHCIRYYLLNDPVISDAEYDRLYRELILMEEVHPEWVVPDSPSQRIGFKVSSGRTIRHDKKMLSLDNVYSEDELKDFLNKVQRVYNGRIDWVVEPKIDGAAVSIIYEYGVLTAGVTRGDGLEGEDVTHNIRTIKSLPVKIDFKGRLVLRGEVFLSRQRFKELNEERGKAGEPLFANPRNAAAGTLKVLDPRIASDRGLGIFIYALDDGRQYGTHFEDLLWLNKLGFSVNPHIYLSKSEELMEYIKKIESLRKEMDYDLDGAVIKVNDYNVRDILGETIKYPRWAIAYKYEAEQVTTTLIDVVFQVGRTGIVTPVAILEPVEVSGSTVSRASLHNEDEIIRLDIKIGDRVFIEKSGEIIPKVVKTVPELRKGTEKSIIFPSSCPSCGAILKKEDAYWRCLNRHCPERVIGSIIHFASRDAMDIRGLGDKTVERFYKLGILKSITDIYLLKPGSIGHLDGFGELSEANLLESIHESKKREFYRFIYALGIDGVGIKMAQVLASHFKNIDNLVSADKEELKSIYGIGEEVANSIFGYFKDGNNLKMIDDFKRFGINMQYEQTTTSDILKGLNFLITGTLSKPRKYFEDLILKHGGNLLSGVSKNLNYLIVGENPGNKLEKARQLGIIIITEDEFKKKFGLGD from the coding sequence GTGAATTGGACTAAGGAGCAGTACCTATCTTTAGTTAATGAACTCAATCACCATTGCATTAGGTATTATCTCTTGAATGATCCAGTAATATCTGATGCGGAGTATGACAGACTGTATAGGGAACTGATACTTATGGAGGAAGTCCATCCCGAGTGGGTTGTTCCTGATTCCCCGTCTCAAAGAATAGGTTTCAAGGTTTCATCGGGTAGGACAATAAGGCATGATAAGAAGATGTTGTCCCTTGACAATGTGTATAGTGAGGATGAATTGAAAGATTTTTTAAACAAAGTTCAGAGGGTTTATAATGGTCGTATAGACTGGGTAGTGGAGCCAAAGATAGATGGTGCTGCTGTGTCGATAATATACGAATATGGTGTTTTAACAGCTGGTGTTACAAGGGGGGATGGTTTAGAAGGGGAGGACGTTACTCATAACATAAGAACAATTAAATCTTTGCCTGTGAAAATAGATTTTAAAGGTAGGTTGGTTTTACGGGGTGAGGTTTTTTTATCCAGACAGCGTTTTAAGGAACTAAATGAAGAAAGAGGGAAAGCAGGGGAACCTCTTTTTGCAAACCCTAGAAATGCTGCTGCCGGTACTTTAAAAGTACTGGATCCGAGGATAGCTTCCGATAGAGGGTTGGGGATTTTCATCTATGCTTTGGATGATGGTAGACAATATGGAACTCATTTTGAGGATCTTCTATGGCTGAATAAACTTGGCTTTTCTGTTAACCCCCATATATATCTGTCTAAAAGTGAAGAGTTGATGGAGTACATAAAGAAGATAGAGTCTTTAAGAAAGGAAATGGATTATGATCTCGATGGGGCCGTTATAAAAGTCAATGATTATAATGTGCGCGATATTTTAGGGGAAACGATCAAATATCCAAGATGGGCTATAGCTTATAAGTATGAAGCAGAACAGGTTACAACGACACTTATTGATGTAGTATTTCAGGTGGGTAGAACTGGTATTGTGACCCCTGTTGCAATTTTAGAACCTGTAGAGGTATCTGGAAGTACAGTTTCTAGAGCTAGCTTGCACAACGAGGATGAAATTATAAGACTTGATATAAAAATAGGAGATCGTGTTTTTATAGAAAAAAGTGGTGAGATCATCCCCAAAGTGGTAAAAACTGTTCCAGAGTTGAGAAAAGGTACGGAAAAAAGCATTATATTCCCTTCCTCCTGCCCATCATGTGGTGCCATTTTGAAAAAGGAGGATGCTTACTGGAGATGTTTGAACAGGCATTGTCCTGAGAGGGTGATTGGAAGCATTATCCACTTTGCTTCAAGAGATGCTATGGATATTAGGGGTTTGGGAGACAAAACTGTGGAACGTTTTTATAAGCTAGGTATTCTTAAGTCCATAACTGATATATATCTTTTAAAACCAGGTAGTATAGGGCATTTGGATGGGTTTGGTGAGTTATCAGAGGCTAATCTTTTAGAAAGTATACATGAAAGTAAAAAAAGAGAGTTTTATCGTTTTATCTATGCACTTGGTATAGATGGTGTGGGCATTAAAATGGCTCAGGTATTGGCTTCACATTTTAAAAATATTGATAATCTTGTTTCAGCTGATAAAGAGGAACTGAAAAGTATCTATGGTATAGGGGAAGAAGTAGCAAATTCCATCTTTGGTTATTTCAAGGATGGGAATAACTTAAAGATGATTGATGATTTTAAACGTTTTGGTATAAACATGCAATACGAACAGACAACTACTTCGGATATACTTAAGGGGCTTAATTTCCTTATCACAGGGACATTATCAAAACCGAGAAAGTACTTTGAAGATCTTATATTAAAACATGGCGGTAATCTTTTAAGTGGTGTTAGTAAGAATTTGAACTATCTTATAGTTGGTGAAAATCCAGGTAATAAACTTGAAAAAGCGAGACAGCTAGGTATAATTATAATAACTGAAGATGAATTTAAGAAAAAGTTTGGACTGGGGGACTGA
- a CDS encoding kinase/pyrophosphorylase, translating into MEIHTIGEDSGSDVKKVYILSDGTGQSAINVVRACLIQFDNVNIKLIVYSKMDNEEKIKVALQQAKEDHAFVAFTIARKSLRRLIHTICHEDNILHHDILGPPVEKFKIFLDREPREDPNLLRRLDSKYFKRIEAIDFAIEHDDGKSMKGIKDADIVILGLSRTSKTPTSFYLAQLGYKVVNIPLIYGMKVPDEVYTVDPNKVVCLIMDPETLQKVRQERLRHYKTNSDYTNLKKILEEVEFIYELVGKNRRWHLVDTTNKSVEETAREIIVKVYGRELEL; encoded by the coding sequence ATGGAAATCCATACTATAGGTGAAGATAGTGGCTCGGATGTAAAAAAAGTTTATATACTGTCGGATGGGACTGGTCAAAGTGCTATTAATGTGGTGAGGGCATGTCTGATTCAATTTGATAACGTCAATATAAAACTTATAGTATATTCAAAGATGGACAATGAGGAGAAGATTAAAGTCGCCCTTCAGCAGGCAAAAGAGGATCATGCTTTTGTCGCTTTTACTATAGCTCGTAAATCTCTACGAAGACTTATCCATACCATCTGTCATGAGGATAATATTCTTCATCATGATATTCTTGGTCCTCCAGTGGAAAAGTTTAAGATTTTTCTTGATCGGGAACCCCGAGAGGATCCAAACCTTTTAAGAAGACTTGATAGTAAATATTTCAAACGTATAGAAGCCATCGATTTTGCTATAGAACATGATGATGGAAAGAGCATGAAGGGGATCAAGGATGCTGATATTGTAATACTGGGATTATCCCGTACTTCAAAAACACCTACAAGTTTTTATCTCGCTCAGTTGGGATATAAGGTGGTAAACATACCTTTGATATACGGTATGAAAGTACCTGATGAGGTATATACTGTGGATCCTAACAAGGTGGTTTGCCTTATAATGGATCCGGAGACCCTTCAAAAAGTAAGGCAGGAACGACTGAGGCACTACAAAACCAATTCAGATTATACAAATCTGAAGAAGATTCTTGAGGAAGTGGAATTTATCTATGAGCTTGTGGGGAAAAATAGAAGATGGCATCTTGTGGACACCACAAACAAATCTGTGGAAGAGACAGCAAGGGAGATCATTGTCAAGGTTTATGGAAGGGAGTTGGAGCTTTAG
- a CDS encoding DedA family protein, with protein sequence MEELLLKLIVEYGYLILFVWSVMEGELGLVMAGILSHTGDMNIYTAILVAGLGGFTGDQIFFLIGRFNRNYVQKKFVKHRRKFALATILLNKYGWYIIFIQRYMYGLRTIIPITIGTTRLCWRKFALINLVSAFIWAAITIVLAYWFGEFLLKVLHIAKQNWYIALPMAVLVFIFVVKYMQYLANKRSSRYKK encoded by the coding sequence TTGGAAGAATTATTGCTTAAACTAATTGTGGAGTATGGATATCTGATACTCTTTGTGTGGAGTGTTATGGAAGGTGAGCTTGGTCTCGTGATGGCTGGGATCTTGTCTCATACGGGAGATATGAATATCTATACAGCTATTTTAGTTGCTGGGTTAGGTGGTTTTACTGGGGATCAGATATTTTTCTTAATAGGTAGATTTAATAGGAATTATGTTCAGAAAAAATTTGTAAAACACAGAAGGAAGTTTGCACTGGCTACAATCCTATTAAACAAGTACGGCTGGTATATCATATTTATTCAGAGGTATATGTATGGGTTGAGGACTATAATACCTATTACTATTGGAACAACAAGGCTTTGCTGGCGCAAATTCGCTTTGATAAACTTGGTAAGTGCCTTTATCTGGGCAGCTATTACAATTGTGTTAGCTTATTGGTTCGGGGAATTTCTTTTAAAAGTACTTCATATTGCTAAACAAAACTGGTATATTGCTTTACCAATGGCTGTACTCGTTTTTATATTTGTGGTAAAATATATGCAGTATCTTGCTAATAAGCGTTCATCCCGTTACAAGAAGTAA